A single window of Archangium gephyra DNA harbors:
- a CDS encoding C39 family peptidase encodes MSVKLSSMLGSALSRALELPSQSRVQAPTAPTTPAASTPAPLVPGSSDVFEQVSKVQKEWEAKFADVVQAIAPELEQLAPLESKSLKELANSVNESRNVVAGDQVEKGKWSSSTPVLQQTEDANCGAAAAAMLTKAKGGKEAVSDAELMGELGGRFASREGTTPKQMANMLAHEGMKVKAGTTSVDKDALESTLKSGGKAVAMVDSNEISKKGSAQAPGKAHWVVIDGMDDQGRFMVKDPGSASSYFVKGEELNKAIDTGRNTHQAGGVLLVENAQTPEPAPVVAQESEKNAEALGNTPGGGSMSWRFGRESS; translated from the coding sequence ATGAGCGTGAAACTGTCCTCGATGCTGGGTAGCGCCCTGTCCCGGGCGCTGGAGCTTCCCTCTCAGAGCCGTGTCCAGGCTCCCACTGCCCCCACGACCCCGGCCGCCAGCACGCCTGCCCCCCTCGTCCCGGGGAGCAGCGACGTCTTCGAGCAGGTGTCCAAGGTCCAGAAGGAGTGGGAGGCGAAGTTCGCCGACGTGGTCCAGGCGATCGCCCCCGAGCTGGAGCAGCTGGCGCCCCTGGAGTCGAAGTCCCTGAAGGAGCTGGCCAACTCGGTCAACGAGTCGCGCAACGTGGTGGCCGGAGACCAGGTCGAGAAGGGCAAGTGGTCGAGCTCCACGCCGGTGCTCCAGCAGACCGAGGACGCCAACTGCGGCGCGGCGGCGGCGGCCATGCTGACCAAGGCCAAGGGCGGCAAGGAGGCGGTGTCCGACGCGGAGCTGATGGGCGAGCTGGGCGGGCGCTTCGCCTCCAGGGAGGGCACCACGCCCAAGCAGATGGCCAACATGCTGGCGCACGAGGGCATGAAGGTGAAGGCGGGCACCACCAGCGTCGACAAGGACGCGCTGGAGAGCACCCTGAAGAGCGGCGGCAAGGCCGTGGCCATGGTGGACTCCAATGAGATCTCCAAGAAGGGGAGCGCGCAGGCGCCCGGCAAGGCGCACTGGGTCGTCATCGACGGCATGGATGACCAGGGCCGCTTCATGGTGAAGGACCCGGGCAGCGCCTCCAGCTACTTCGTGAAGGGCGAGGAGCTGAACAAGGCCATCGACACCGGCCGCAACACCCACCAGGCCGGCGGCGTGCTCCTCGTGGAGAACGCGCAGACCCCGGAGCCCGCGCCCGTGGTGGCCCAGGAGTCCGAGAAGAACGCGGAGGCGCTCGGCAACACTCCGGGCGGTGGCTCCATGTCGTGGCGCTTCGGCCGTGAGTCTTCCTGA
- a CDS encoding TadE/TadG family type IV pilus assembly protein, with protein sequence MCSRDRTRVGESGQATVEAALTLPLTIFLLLGTLQLFLLLQARALTEYAAFRAVRTGSVKHGDCEAMTHAAIGVLLPSFARTDSPAALGVAFRHHRENRYHPGRDSGHSGTIVWIARERPLGGSIPENEEESFDDVNRYGAVEDVVRLEARLVFWFPMRIPFANWVLGRMFLAQLGLREYSSTDPLIPTHTANWGGRAPPALDLAIREEMLERATRHEYVFPLQASYAMRMMTPARSRYFRRQNCPLTPEGL encoded by the coding sequence ATGTGTAGCAGGGACCGCACCAGGGTCGGGGAGTCTGGCCAGGCGACGGTCGAGGCGGCGCTCACCCTGCCGTTGACGATCTTCCTGTTGCTGGGGACGCTGCAGCTCTTCCTGCTGCTACAGGCGCGGGCGCTGACGGAGTACGCGGCGTTCCGCGCCGTGCGCACGGGCAGCGTCAAGCACGGGGACTGCGAGGCCATGACGCACGCGGCGATCGGGGTGTTGCTGCCCTCGTTCGCGCGGACGGACTCGCCGGCGGCGCTCGGGGTGGCCTTCCGCCACCACCGGGAAAACCGCTACCACCCCGGGCGTGACTCGGGGCACTCCGGCACCATCGTGTGGATTGCCCGCGAGCGGCCGTTGGGTGGCTCCATCCCCGAGAACGAGGAGGAGTCCTTCGACGACGTCAACCGCTACGGCGCCGTGGAGGACGTGGTGCGGCTGGAGGCGCGGCTCGTCTTCTGGTTCCCCATGCGCATCCCCTTCGCCAACTGGGTGCTGGGCCGGATGTTCCTGGCCCAGCTGGGGTTGCGCGAGTACTCGTCCACGGATCCGCTCATCCCGACTCACACCGCGAACTGGGGCGGCCGGGCCCCTCCCGCGCTCGATCTGGCCATCCGCGAGGAGATGCTCGAGCGCGCCACGCGCCACGAGTACGTCTTCCCGCTCCAGGCCAGCTACGCCATGCGGATGATGACGCCCGCGCGTTCCCGCTACTTCCGCAGGCAGAACTGCCCGCTCACTCCGGAGGGTCTGTGA
- a CDS encoding TIGR02265 family protein, with protein MESTGQPLEFWLQDLARRRTFAKPEHTIRGFFFKGILENLRTLGDDALVARCLEACGKERFVDFFSYPTELLFPILFTALPTLAERHGGAEEALRQIGRQASIDFLASVLGKVMLVANRGQPQPLLGSMPAAFSVAMSYGSSQVQWLGPRQGRLSAQFSFMPPPFLEGIVRKLLEAAGARGIQATARPVGELDIVCEFSWE; from the coding sequence ATGGAGAGCACCGGACAGCCCCTGGAGTTCTGGCTCCAGGATCTGGCGCGGCGCAGGACCTTCGCGAAGCCGGAGCACACCATCCGCGGCTTCTTCTTCAAGGGCATCCTGGAGAACCTCCGGACGCTGGGGGACGATGCGCTGGTGGCGCGTTGCCTGGAGGCGTGCGGCAAGGAGCGCTTCGTGGACTTCTTCAGCTACCCCACGGAGCTGCTGTTCCCCATCCTCTTCACCGCGCTGCCCACGCTCGCCGAGCGGCATGGGGGCGCGGAGGAAGCGCTGCGGCAGATCGGGCGCCAGGCCTCCATCGACTTCCTGGCCTCCGTGCTCGGCAAGGTGATGCTGGTGGCGAATCGGGGGCAGCCCCAGCCGTTGCTCGGCAGCATGCCGGCGGCCTTCAGCGTGGCGATGAGCTACGGAAGCTCCCAGGTGCAATGGCTGGGGCCACGCCAGGGGCGTCTCAGCGCGCAGTTCAGCTTCATGCCTCCTCCGTTCCTCGAGGGGATTGTGCGGAAGCTGCTCGAGGCGGCGGGGGCCCGGGGTATCCAGGCCACCGCGCGCCCCGTGGGAGAGCTCGACATCGTGTGCGAGTTCTCCTGGGAGTGA
- a CDS encoding pilus assembly protein TadG-related protein → MSSRRARGQSLVLFSLMMLLVTVMVCLTLSFSMKVREKMETQSVADLAAYSSAVATARTFNSIALMRRAQTGHLVAMSGVLSLTSWTSMMRANLNAARVAAQGCPAAAAALVALDEQNAEIEEKWHELDARAGVQAYNIQLIGGHLGSMQGEMFGRLQEGVAGGDASFVAQLASLASKGSPYSKELRAGTTQVSVNELIHATAGGSGHALDMAMATRGYVFTTRRQGLPAFAGDRGIMGALGAAGGRARVINGGGSAYWGTALGHGGRADKTWFTWAEDHALVEVTFPGCAPFRVRATAGVKATDLEDGSDNHWWTPTSPVLGGEDSGMEKQYRHTLLSCWPRTYCPSTFIGGMTYNTADDSNGNLWAQPKLFALAQRDYKVRGLRSDPWNLLFRFRFTPGGVSTFDSHGIVLGNGTDISVQNALATGLAYYHRRGRWNEPPNLWNPFWRATLVAADIDSGGDLRRGGTDIPDTVGGPAAEAYRQLIAAGYKGVH, encoded by the coding sequence GTGAGCTCGCGCCGCGCTCGAGGCCAGTCGTTGGTGCTCTTCAGCCTGATGATGCTGCTGGTCACCGTGATGGTGTGTCTCACGCTCTCGTTCTCCATGAAGGTGCGCGAGAAGATGGAGACGCAGAGCGTGGCGGATCTGGCCGCCTACAGCAGCGCGGTGGCCACCGCGCGCACCTTCAACAGCATCGCCCTCATGCGCCGCGCCCAGACGGGCCACCTGGTGGCCATGTCCGGGGTGCTGAGCCTCACCAGCTGGACCAGCATGATGCGCGCCAACCTCAACGCCGCCCGCGTGGCCGCGCAGGGTTGTCCCGCCGCCGCCGCCGCCCTGGTGGCCCTGGATGAGCAGAACGCGGAGATCGAGGAGAAGTGGCACGAGCTGGATGCCCGGGCCGGCGTGCAGGCCTACAACATCCAGCTGATCGGCGGACACCTGGGGAGCATGCAGGGCGAGATGTTCGGCCGGTTGCAGGAGGGCGTCGCCGGAGGGGATGCCTCGTTCGTCGCGCAGCTGGCGTCCCTGGCGAGCAAGGGCAGCCCGTACAGCAAGGAGCTGCGCGCGGGGACGACGCAGGTGTCCGTGAACGAGCTGATCCACGCCACCGCCGGGGGCAGCGGTCACGCCCTGGACATGGCCATGGCCACCCGCGGCTACGTCTTCACCACCCGCCGCCAGGGCCTGCCGGCCTTCGCGGGGGACCGGGGCATCATGGGCGCGTTGGGCGCGGCGGGAGGCCGGGCGCGCGTCATCAATGGCGGCGGCAGCGCCTATTGGGGCACGGCCCTGGGGCACGGCGGGCGCGCGGACAAGACCTGGTTCACCTGGGCCGAGGACCACGCCCTGGTGGAGGTCACCTTCCCCGGTTGCGCTCCCTTCCGCGTGAGGGCCACGGCGGGCGTGAAGGCCACCGACCTCGAGGACGGCAGCGACAACCACTGGTGGACGCCCACCTCGCCCGTGCTCGGGGGCGAGGACTCGGGGATGGAGAAGCAGTACCGGCACACGCTCCTGTCGTGCTGGCCTCGCACCTACTGCCCGAGCACCTTCATCGGCGGCATGACGTACAACACCGCCGACGACTCGAACGGCAACCTCTGGGCCCAGCCCAAGCTCTTCGCGCTCGCCCAGCGGGACTACAAGGTGCGGGGCTTGAGGAGCGATCCGTGGAACCTCCTCTTCCGCTTCCGCTTCACGCCCGGGGGCGTCAGCACGTTCGACAGCCACGGCATCGTCCTGGGCAATGGCACGGACATCAGCGTGCAGAACGCGCTCGCCACCGGGCTGGCCTACTACCACCGGCGCGGACGCTGGAACGAGCCGCCCAACCTCTGGAATCCCTTCTGGCGCGCCACCCTCGTGGCCGCGGACATCGACAGCGGGGGAGACCTGAGGCGCGGCGGCACCGACATCCCGGACACCGTGGGCGGCCCCGCGGCCGAGGCCTACCGTCAGCTCATCGCCGCTGGCTACAAGGGAGTGCACTGA
- a CDS encoding TadE/TadG family type IV pilus assembly protein, whose product MRAFRRDSRGQSTVELALGLLVFVTVVMFGIHFAEVGYLSLKVHEAAVSPLWDSTAFRVHRMLENRENVSDFGAFTSIAPRVMGDAQARYRDFDGRSSFASPRTHLTQVFTRVEDMQVRCAQDEEVEFDLPRSRRPALRSPQPGNWGTYPPGQDVGDPTDSVLDGIFENVGGVSCSAEAHLEGLPTLPTSFLEGEGGFFREKHATLLKMKACATGRAVGGKCEGRYGILLGDFGFSDPEVSGHCPLQPEQPDVPCSENRAFYYSAMKVFDANGRSAGRDATKFAEFFVGDSPIDESGFFMSYRGEEDDYIEKDTPRGESQDEVDRPRNTGGVDHKPSPKRRPSNKCFLGLPEC is encoded by the coding sequence ATGCGGGCCTTCCGGCGGGACTCGCGAGGGCAATCCACGGTGGAGCTGGCGCTGGGCCTGCTCGTCTTCGTCACCGTGGTGATGTTCGGCATCCACTTCGCCGAGGTGGGCTACCTGTCGCTCAAGGTGCACGAGGCGGCAGTCTCCCCGCTGTGGGACAGCACGGCGTTCCGGGTGCACCGGATGCTGGAGAACCGGGAGAACGTGAGCGACTTCGGGGCCTTCACCTCCATCGCCCCGCGGGTGATGGGCGATGCCCAGGCGCGCTACCGCGACTTCGACGGACGCAGCTCCTTCGCGAGCCCCCGCACCCACCTCACCCAGGTCTTCACCCGGGTGGAGGACATGCAGGTGCGGTGCGCTCAGGACGAGGAGGTGGAGTTCGACCTTCCCCGGAGCCGGCGCCCCGCGCTGCGCTCGCCCCAGCCGGGCAACTGGGGCACCTACCCGCCCGGACAGGACGTGGGAGACCCCACGGACAGCGTGCTCGATGGCATCTTCGAGAACGTGGGCGGCGTGAGCTGCTCCGCCGAGGCCCACCTGGAGGGACTGCCCACGCTGCCCACGTCCTTCCTGGAAGGGGAGGGCGGCTTCTTCCGGGAGAAGCACGCCACGCTGCTGAAGATGAAGGCGTGTGCCACGGGCCGGGCCGTGGGAGGCAAATGCGAGGGCCGCTACGGCATCCTCCTGGGTGACTTCGGCTTCTCGGATCCCGAGGTGAGCGGGCACTGCCCCCTTCAGCCCGAGCAGCCGGACGTGCCGTGCTCGGAGAACCGGGCCTTCTATTACTCGGCCATGAAGGTGTTCGACGCCAACGGGCGCTCCGCCGGCCGGGATGCCACGAAGTTCGCCGAGTTCTTCGTCGGTGACAGCCCCATCGACGAGAGCGGCTTCTTCATGAGCTACCGCGGCGAGGAGGACGACTACATCGAGAAGGACACCCCTCGGGGCGAGTCCCAGGACGAGGTGGATCGGCCGAGGAACACCGGCGGCGTGGACCACAAGCCGAGTCCCAAGCGCCGCCCGTCCAACAAGTGCTTCCTGGGGTTGCCGGAATGCTGA
- a CDS encoding RluA family pseudouridine synthase, with protein sequence MKRRTFRVEAAHTGRPLGEALAAELGVPREEAERLVGVGAVYVAGRRSRDAGTRLTAGQVVTVVLEEGGQSPLAAPPASAPALRILHEDADLIAVDKPAGMTAQPTEGRVGDSLVDRVGEYLKRPAGLVHRLDRETSGVTVFGKTPQATTALAEEFREGRARKRYLAAVGPVPLPSEGTIDLPLSKDPSRPGRWRATRAANGIPALTEYRVLHAGPDFCLVELLPQTGRTHQLRAHLTALGAPILGDKRYGGASGAGGIPAPRCLLHAQALELGHPRTGGRVRFEAPIPEDLARFFAAVGVAGR encoded by the coding sequence ATGAAGCGCCGCACCTTCCGAGTCGAAGCCGCCCACACGGGCCGTCCCCTGGGTGAGGCGCTGGCGGCGGAGCTGGGCGTGCCTCGCGAGGAAGCGGAGCGCCTGGTGGGTGTGGGCGCGGTGTACGTGGCCGGGCGGCGCAGCCGGGACGCGGGGACGCGGCTGACGGCGGGGCAGGTGGTGACGGTGGTGCTGGAGGAGGGCGGACAGAGCCCGCTCGCGGCGCCGCCGGCCTCCGCGCCCGCGTTGCGGATACTCCACGAGGACGCGGACCTCATCGCGGTGGACAAGCCGGCGGGGATGACGGCGCAGCCCACAGAGGGGCGCGTCGGGGACAGCCTGGTGGACCGCGTGGGCGAGTACCTGAAGCGGCCCGCGGGCCTGGTGCACCGGTTGGACAGGGAGACGTCCGGGGTGACGGTGTTCGGGAAGACGCCCCAGGCGACGACGGCGCTGGCCGAGGAGTTTCGCGAGGGCCGGGCGCGCAAGCGCTACCTGGCGGCGGTGGGCCCGGTGCCGCTGCCGTCCGAGGGCACCATTGATCTGCCGCTGTCGAAGGATCCGTCCCGGCCGGGGCGCTGGCGGGCGACTCGCGCGGCGAATGGGATTCCCGCGCTCACGGAGTACCGGGTGCTGCACGCGGGGCCGGACTTCTGCCTGGTGGAACTGCTGCCCCAGACGGGGCGGACCCATCAGCTGCGCGCGCACCTGACGGCGCTGGGAGCGCCCATCCTCGGAGACAAGCGCTACGGCGGCGCCTCGGGGGCGGGGGGGATTCCGGCTCCGCGGTGTTTGCTGCATGCTCAGGCGCTGGAGCTGGGGCACCCGCGCACGGGTGGGCGGGTGCGGTTCGAGGCGCCCATTCCGGAAGACCTCGCGCGCTTCTTCGCGGCGGTGGGTGTCGCCGGACGGTGA